The Sulfolobus islandicus Y.N.15.51 sequence CAATACAGTTTCCTAGTATTCACACAGAAAGGAATTGCAGAAATAATAAACCCATCATCCACTACTCCTTTCCAAGGATATACGCATTCCATTAACATCTCTACAAACGTACCACAACAAGTATACTGGTGGGTTGAGTATCCATTTGAAAATGCTGCACAATCACGATATTACCTCATACCAGTAAATAATGGTACGGTTTACGCAATCGATGCTAATAGTTTAAAGATCGTAAAGGAATTCAATTTTGGAAATAGTATAGGATTTATAGGAGTTGCATACTCACCAAGTCAACAACTAGTCGCAGTAGCAGATGGTCCAAGCGGTATCTTAGCTCTAATCAACGTTTCATCTCTTAACGTATTATGGGAACAGCATTTCGTCTCTCCAGTTAATGGTAGAACGTATTATCCTTGTGACGTTAGATGGAGTCCAGATGGAAACTATTTAATAGTTCCAATGAGATTTAACAACAGCGTTGATCTTATAGCGTTAAACGGTAGCTTAATTAAGGTTTTACCCACTGCTGCTGGTTCACAACCCTATATGGTAAGCCCTAATATGCAAGGCACAATGGTAGCGGTAGAGTACGTTGGAAATAACTCAGTTGGGTTTTACTCTTTACCATCATTGAAATTGCTAGGCATCTTACAAATGCCCAACGGTACAATACCACAGAGGGGTGTATTCACTCCAAATGGAGATTACTACCTTGAGGCACCTTCAAATACGAATCAAGTGTTTGTGATATCCACATCCACTTTTCAGATAGTCAAAACTATAGACTTGCCATCATTTAGTGTTAAAGGCTTAGCAGATATAGAACTTATGCCTGGAGGGCAGTACGCATATGTAGTGATTCACGGTAATGTACAATCAGGTGGTATAATAGCTCTAATATCCGTAAGTAGTTTAACGGTAAGTAGCTATGTACCTTTGTCTACCGCTCCAGCAGTGATAATTCCAGTTCAAAACCAAGTAGCAACTTACCTAGTTGATAACGTTTTGTTACCTCCAGTTACTGGGCTTCACTGTTAGGGGAATAGGGATGAAAGTCCTACATCCATATTTCTATACTTTTTTGTTTTTTAATTTTACCGTATTTCTCCCAATTTTAATAAATGGGATTAGGATAGTTAGTTTGTGGTATTCTCCCTTATCTGATACCGGACAACAAACGTTTATACTTCCCTTCTTAATATTCACCGTTATATATCTTGCTTGTTCTAGTATATTTGGGTACTTCCTTTATAGACACAAGGAGAACAAATTCATACTAGTGAAAGGAGACTTTACCGTATTAAATATTATGAAGAGTCTTCTAAACGATAAGGCGTTTAGAAAAATACTAATTTTCTATTCAGTTTCCTATTTAGTATCCTTCCTAATAGTTAGCGGAGTCATCTTGGTCCCGAACATCAACATTAGTCCCTATTTTTTAAAGCTAACAACTATAACATACGATGCATATGGAATTCAAATCTACTTTAATTTCTTCGTTCTTAACATACCAATGATCATCTTTGCTCTATTAAACACGTTAATACTATCATTTGCGTTCATGCTAAGCTACTATACCATTTCACTAATATATGTGTCATACAATTTAATGGAATGGAAAGTACCAAAGACCTTTAGGATAACTGCAACAAACATTGCAGGAGGATTTTTGACAGCCTCTGTCCCATCAATTGGAACAATAGCGGGAATTTGCTGCTTAACCCCTACTGCAATAAATTCACTATTGTATCTCGCTTCCTCCTCGTTCCCATTAATAAGTAAAAACCTAGTGTGGAAGTACACAATCTATATGGGAATGCCCTTACTCTCTACTATCTCCCAATTAATATTACTCTCCTCTCCCGTATTTGCTGGAGTGGTAATTCTCTCTTTATCATTGTACTCTCTCATACAAATTAGCAAGAAATTAAGAGAGGGATTGTTATGGCAAAGACAATGATCTCCGATAATTTTACATTAATTTTAAGGATATCAACGGCTTCCATATGGCTCTATGCGGGTATTTTAGGAAAACTTCTCAATTCAGGATTTCTGAATCCATCTTCCGAACAGTATGTAGGTTTTACAATACAGTACTTAGCCCAAGGATCTATTATAAGGCAATTTTTATACATAGTCGCAATGCCACATCCGGTTCTAGTTGGAACCTTAGTGATGATAGGAGAGATCTGCTTTGGGATTCTAATCCTTATAGGACTAATGAGCAGACTATGTGGTGTAGTAGCATTTTACACTAACTTAATTTACTTCTTATCTGCTAGCTGGACTGGAGCTGAGGAATATGGGTTAAATCTTCTAATGATGATAATAAACGCGTACATAATAGCCTATGGTTCTGGTAATTTCTCAATAGACTCTTTGGTTTTACGAAAGTTTAACGTTGTAAATAACAAGATATTATGGATAATAGTAGGTAGTGTGATATACATTGCTGTCATTGTGTATTTAATACTTATCTAGGAAATTCTCAGTTTTATATATCCAACTATTAGGAGAAGAGTTGCTAAGAGAGAATATAAGTATCTATCATATATTACTAAATTTACAATATAAAATCCTAATATTACAGAATAATATATCATGTTCTTACTTCCGAATGGCGCCAAACCGTAAACACCTAAAGAGAAAGAGATTGAAGCTATCATATAAGGTAAAATCAAGGCGATGTCATTACCTATCAAAATGAATTCAAACAAATAAAATGACAGACTGGATAACATAATTGTCAAAGGTATCTCAGCTATTAACTTTCCGACATATACTTTAATTGTTCCTACTAACCTCATAATTTGCCTTAATTCGCCTCTTGGAAAAGAGGATAATAAATAGTAGTCCATCAAATCGATAAAGGAAAAGAAAAATAATAAAAGGATAATGAGAGGTATCTTTAGCGTGTTTGAAAAATTATTGTAGGTGAAATTGACATCTAGAGGAAGATTAACATTGTCTGAATTAATCTCAAAAATTGTATAATTTGAATTTTCTTGTTTAGGATCTACTGCGATGAAAGTTTTACCCTTAACGCTTATTATTGAAAGATTTTGGCTGGAATAATATTTTAAAAAGAGACTTGAAAAAGCGAAAGTAGTTGAAGAGTTTGGTATAGTTAATGTTAGATTTACGTTCTTTTGAAATGAATTTATTATTACGTTAATCCTAGTATTATTCTGAATATAAGCCACTGGAAGATACAAGTAAAATGACCCATTATTTGTCTTAACGCTCTCTGTGAAATTGTAGTATGACAACTTTATTTCTGAACTTACACCTTTTCCTTGAAAGTCAAAGACATAGCCTGATACTTTTATCCCATAAGAAGAGCCCTCAACGATTCCTATAACGCTTATCGATTCGGAAAGAATTTGCGCAGCTATTAGTGACAGACTCAGAGCTATAAGAATTAAGAAGACGAATACAATTGATCTTTTAAATTCCTGCATAAAAATATAGGAAAACCTCATCTGGTGTCACTCTAATAACCTCATACTTAACTCCACGTTTATCTAAATCAATTTCAATACTATTCTCGTTTTCCCTTTCCCATATCTCACTATTCTTAAATCTTATAACCTTGTACAACAATCCACTCTTGGGACCATCGAAAACGACCCTACCCTTAGACATAATTATAACTCTATCTATTAAATCCCATATATCCTTAAGGTTATGGTGAGCAATTATCACACCTCCTTTAAATCTCCTTATCAAATCTTTAGTTAGAGAAGAAATTTGGGACATGTCATCGACTATGAGGTGGTTAGGGGAAAAAGGTAATGAAAGAGCTAAGGACAACCTCTTTTTCTCATCTAAGGATAGATCCTTAACCTTCTTATTTCCATCTAATCCAACAAAATCTAAATAATGATACTCCTTATTAACATAAGTCATTACGTCTTTAACACTGATAGTGGGTATAAATTTGGGTACCTGAGGTATATAAGCGATCTTCCTCTTATCTTCTAAATACACTTTACCTTTAGTTGGTTTCACATCTCCAGCTAGCATCTGAAGTAGTACAGTCTTTCCTGAGTTATGAACACCTATAACTCCTACCTTCTCGTTCTCATAAATATCTAGATTAACTTCAACTACTGCAGAACTTCCGTGAAAAATTTTACTTACGTTTATTGCCCTTATCACGTTAAAGTTTACTCGTTTTAAAACCTAATATATTTTCTTGTGATTTGATAACAGCAGTTATAGGATTTTCCTTGAATGCCTGAATGTGAAGATAATGCCGTCATTAAGCTATAAATTCTCTCCTTGATATTCCAAACGTATATTAATTATATTGGTTTAGCGTCTTCTCTTTATCAAGGTCAGTAAACTTAATTAATTTGTAGTTAAGTGACGGCACTTTCTAAAAAGCCATCAAGAAATGTCAGTTCCTCTAAAATTTGATATATAAATATGAGAAAAGTAATGTTTAAATGTGAGTGAGAAGCGCGCGTCAAGAGTATTAACGATCATATTAATAGTATTGATTTTATCAGAATTTTGTAATGGTATATTGGTTAAGACGAGCACTATGAAAAATATATTCATCAGTTTAATTGTCTTAGAAGGAAAGCCAATAATGGTAATCCAGACTTCTAAAGCTGATTTTCTAAATATAACTTTAGAAGATGTTAATAGAAATAGAATAACTTTGCCTACCATTTCTCTTAACGAGTCCAACGTTCTAACGTACACTTACGATGGATATCTAGTAATTGAGATGCGTGCACAAGGAAGTTTAACAGTCTATGTTATAGACTCCTCGTTAACCTTAATTAGTAATATAAAGCTAAACTATAATTATTCTGTTCAGTATCCACTCTTAACTGGAGACTATATAGTTCTGATTAGCAAGAAGCTAGTGGGAGTAATAAGTAGAAATATGACCACTAATGGTTCACTTTTAGAGGAAAACATTCCCATTTATAATATTTCTATATCAGCAACTAATTTTCTTAATAAATATGAAAAGAATATTAGCATAAGCGATGTTATCGGATATCCCTTAAATCTTACACTAATTAAAGATCATATTATAACTGGGTCTTTCTTTCCACTAAATGAAGTATTACCCATTTTCACATATAAAAACTGGATTTACATAGTTTATCCTATATATTCTAATTCCACAATAGGGGAATATGAAATAGAAGCCGTAAATTTAAATACGGGGTCAATAAGTTCTACAGAGATTAAATTTAGGGGGTATATGAGTGGATATATTCCTTCTAACTTAGAGGGTCTGCGATTTCTAGTATTCTACAACGAAAGTAACATCTCGGTTTACTCTATTAATGGGAGCTATATGGAAAGCTTAGAGATAAATAATTATACCAAACAACTAGAGAAGCCTTATGCAATATATACACCGCTCTTTCCCTCAGTACTGCTTTCAAGTAGCTTAACCCTTGTTAATCCAATTGTTGTCCCACTGTCTATTGAAGTAGGGCCCATTATCAATGTAGTCAATTATTCTGTTAACGTTTTACCATCGGTTGCGAATCGTATTTCAGATTATTATTTGTTAGCCAACTTCAATCCCTATCTATACTTAGTTCTATTTAATACTACTTATGGACTAAATATTCATAACGTATCGAACTTTTATATTTACAATAAATCTGTCTTATTAATACTTTTTTACAATTCGACTATATCATATTATCAAATTGGTAAGAGAGGTTTAAATAGACTTCCCTCGGGTACAATGATTTCAACTGGTCTTGTTGTGGAGAACAACTCTGTACAGTATTACCATAATCCTATATTCTTCTATCAGAACTTTCCTTTAATTCAAGGTTCTCCCATAATAATGAAATACAATAACGGTACTTATGAATTAGCTATAAGCTTGCCAAATTCCACCATTTATATACCTAAGGGTAAATTGTACTTATCACTGGGAGATAAACTCCATGAGATAAATTTCAGTATTCCTCGGGATAATGATAGCTTTACGAATTATATTATCGTCTATGTTATCATATTACTAGTATCAATTGCAATATATATTATAATTCGCGAGAAAGATAGAATTTCATAGTAAGATGAACCATCTAATCCTTTTAAATTCAAACATTACTATATTCTATAGTGATAAAAAGTTACACCATAGTGCTCTCACACGACGATTGGAGTCGTTACACTGAGAGATTTAACGAAGAGG is a genomic window containing:
- a CDS encoding TQO small subunit DoxD → MAKTMISDNFTLILRISTASIWLYAGILGKLLNSGFLNPSSEQYVGFTIQYLAQGSIIRQFLYIVAMPHPVLVGTLVMIGEICFGILILIGLMSRLCGVVAFYTNLIYFLSASWTGAEEYGLNLLMMIINAYIIAYGSGNFSIDSLVLRKFNVVNNKILWIIVGSVIYIAVIVYLILI
- a CDS encoding YncE family protein; protein product: MNKKQLIKALSSYQLWLIVGLIVIILIGVGAAYIMLKQSQSSSIPSSTQTTSSSVSTTTSPQYSFLVFTQKGIAEIINPSSTTPFQGYTHSINISTNVPQQVYWWVEYPFENAAQSRYYLIPVNNGTVYAIDANSLKIVKEFNFGNSIGFIGVAYSPSQQLVAVADGPSGILALINVSSLNVLWEQHFVSPVNGRTYYPCDVRWSPDGNYLIVPMRFNNSVDLIALNGSLIKVLPTAAGSQPYMVSPNMQGTMVAVEYVGNNSVGFYSLPSLKLLGILQMPNGTIPQRGVFTPNGDYYLEAPSNTNQVFVISTSTFQIVKTIDLPSFSVKGLADIELMPGGQYAYVVIHGNVQSGGIIALISVSSLTVSSYVPLSTAPAVIIPVQNQVATYLVDNVLLPPVTGLHC
- a CDS encoding ATP-binding cassette domain-containing protein, whose translation is MIRAINVSKIFHGSSAVVEVNLDIYENEKVGVIGVHNSGKTVLLQMLAGDVKPTKGKVYLEDKRKIAYIPQVPKFIPTISVKDVMTYVNKEYHYLDFVGLDGNKKVKDLSLDEKKRLSLALSLPFSPNHLIVDDMSQISSLTKDLIRRFKGGVIIAHHNLKDIWDLIDRVIIMSKGRVVFDGPKSGLLYKVIRFKNSEIWERENENSIEIDLDKRGVKYEVIRVTPDEVFLYFYAGI